One Nocardioides aromaticivorans genomic window carries:
- a CDS encoding NAD-dependent succinate-semialdehyde dehydrogenase has translation MSFRERLGHLLPESHRQLYVGGAWVPGSGGGRIDVIDPADGSVLTDVADGTLDDARAALDAAVAAQADWAATAPRERGEILRRAFALVTQHADDLALVMSLEMGKPIAEAKGEVTYGAEFLRWFSEEAVRIHGRWMQNPAGGSRLLTVRKPVGPCLFITPWNFPLAMGTRKIGPAIAAGCTMVVKPAAQTPLTMLYLAALLAEAGLPAGVLNVVTTSDSGGLSSTLQADARLRKVSFTGSTVVGKKIVEQSAGQLQRVSMELGGNAPFLVFADADLDAAVEGAMVAKMRNMGEACTSANRFLVEESVAADFAERLAQRMGALRVGRGQDVGVQVGPLIDAKAVASVSATVADAVERGARVLTGGEAPAGDGYFFPPTVLVDVPADADAVTKETFGPVAPITTFTSEDQAIALANATEYGLAAYAYTRDLARTIRLAERLETGMLGINTGLVSNPAAPFGGVKASGFGREGGFEGIEEYLDTTYVALPVS, from the coding sequence ATGAGCTTCCGCGAACGCCTCGGCCACCTGCTCCCGGAGTCGCACCGTCAGCTGTACGTCGGGGGCGCGTGGGTCCCCGGGAGCGGCGGTGGCCGGATCGACGTCATCGACCCGGCGGACGGGTCGGTGCTCACCGATGTCGCCGACGGGACGCTCGACGATGCGCGGGCGGCCCTCGACGCGGCGGTCGCGGCGCAGGCGGACTGGGCGGCGACGGCGCCGCGCGAGCGGGGCGAGATCCTGCGACGGGCGTTCGCGCTGGTGACCCAGCATGCCGACGACCTCGCTCTGGTGATGAGCCTGGAGATGGGCAAGCCCATCGCGGAGGCGAAGGGGGAGGTCACCTACGGTGCGGAGTTCCTGCGCTGGTTCTCGGAGGAGGCGGTCCGGATCCACGGCCGGTGGATGCAGAACCCGGCCGGCGGCAGTCGCCTGCTGACGGTGCGCAAGCCGGTCGGTCCGTGCCTGTTCATCACCCCGTGGAACTTCCCGCTCGCGATGGGGACCCGCAAGATCGGTCCGGCGATCGCGGCCGGCTGCACGATGGTGGTCAAGCCGGCGGCGCAGACGCCGCTGACCATGCTCTACCTGGCGGCGCTGCTGGCGGAGGCCGGGCTGCCCGCCGGGGTGCTCAACGTCGTGACGACCAGCGACTCGGGCGGGTTGAGCAGCACGCTGCAGGCCGACGCGCGGCTGCGGAAGGTGAGCTTCACCGGGTCCACCGTCGTCGGCAAGAAGATCGTCGAGCAGTCCGCGGGCCAGCTGCAGCGGGTGTCGATGGAGCTGGGCGGCAATGCGCCCTTCCTCGTCTTCGCCGACGCCGACCTGGACGCGGCCGTCGAGGGCGCGATGGTCGCCAAGATGCGCAACATGGGTGAGGCCTGTACGTCGGCCAACCGCTTCCTCGTGGAGGAGTCCGTCGCGGCGGACTTCGCCGAGCGGCTCGCGCAGCGGATGGGCGCGCTCCGCGTCGGGCGGGGCCAGGACGTCGGGGTGCAGGTCGGTCCGCTCATCGACGCGAAGGCCGTCGCCTCGGTGTCCGCGACGGTGGCTGACGCGGTCGAGCGGGGTGCCCGCGTGCTGACCGGCGGCGAGGCCCCGGCGGGCGACGGCTACTTCTTCCCGCCGACCGTCCTGGTCGACGTACCGGCGGACGCGGACGCGGTGACCAAGGAGACCTTCGGGCCGGTCGCGCCGATCACGACCTTCACCAGTGAGGACCAGGCGATCGCGCTGGCGAACGCGACGGAGTACGGGCTCGCGGCCTACGCCTACACCCGCGACCTCGCCCGCACGATCCGGCTGGCGGAGCGACTCGAGACCGGGATGCTCGGCATCAACACCGGCCTGGTGTCCAACCCGGCGGCGCCGTTCGGCGGGGTGAAGGCGAGCGGGTTCGGCCGGGAGGGTGGCTTCGAGGGGATCGAGGAGTACCTCGACACGACGTACGTCGCCCTGCCGGTCTCCTGA
- a CDS encoding MFS transporter, protein MTDQLTPLPPTRARRLPRAFMPFRHASYRWLGTALLLTSFGGGVWVVALVWEVIRIGGGASALSVVSTAGAVGVLLPALLGGVVADRVPQKLILLVTTSVELAGMALVAVLSFADLTQLWHLAAVAFTAGCAMAFYYPAYSAWLPALVPEEDLLAVNGFEGMVRPTIGQALGPAVAGAVVGAASSSAAIAVAAGAYLLGLAVLARVPLTAVRRDLPTPDREAGAGGAAHAVASAVADMREGFAYMVRTPWLLATLLFASIMILVMMGPLEVLVPFLMKDELGGGPGDHAVVMACFGIGGAVGSLVVGSLPMPRRYLTWMNLMWGVGCLPFLAIGFATAVWQVAAAAFVIGVLFSAPMVICGTLLQRRVPPELLGRVASLDFFVSISLMPVSMALAGPVADLIGLQWTFAIAAVVPGVTAAVAIVWARLPADELAHPLREEPAAVSP, encoded by the coding sequence ATGACCGATCAGCTCACCCCCCTTCCCCCGACCCGGGCGCGGCGGCTGCCGCGCGCGTTCATGCCGTTCCGGCACGCGTCGTACCGGTGGCTGGGGACGGCGCTGCTGCTGACCTCCTTCGGTGGCGGCGTCTGGGTCGTGGCCCTGGTGTGGGAGGTCATCCGGATCGGCGGTGGCGCGAGCGCGCTCTCCGTCGTCAGCACGGCCGGCGCCGTGGGTGTCCTGTTGCCCGCGCTGCTCGGCGGCGTGGTCGCCGACCGGGTCCCGCAGAAGCTCATCCTGCTCGTCACCACGTCGGTCGAGCTCGCGGGCATGGCGCTCGTCGCGGTGCTCTCGTTCGCGGACCTCACCCAGCTCTGGCACCTCGCCGCCGTCGCGTTCACCGCCGGCTGTGCCATGGCCTTCTACTACCCGGCCTACTCGGCCTGGCTGCCGGCGCTCGTGCCCGAGGAGGACCTGCTCGCCGTCAACGGCTTCGAGGGCATGGTGCGGCCGACGATCGGGCAGGCGCTCGGACCCGCTGTCGCCGGTGCCGTGGTCGGTGCGGCGTCCTCGTCGGCCGCGATCGCGGTGGCGGCGGGCGCCTACCTGCTCGGGCTGGCCGTCCTGGCGCGGGTCCCCCTGACCGCCGTACGACGCGACCTCCCCACTCCCGACCGCGAGGCCGGGGCGGGAGGGGCGGCGCACGCGGTGGCGAGCGCGGTCGCGGACATGCGCGAGGGCTTCGCCTACATGGTGCGCACGCCGTGGTTGCTGGCCACGCTGCTCTTCGCGTCGATCATGATCCTGGTGATGATGGGCCCGCTCGAGGTCCTCGTCCCGTTCCTGATGAAGGACGAGCTGGGCGGCGGCCCCGGCGACCACGCCGTGGTGATGGCCTGCTTCGGCATCGGTGGCGCCGTCGGCTCGCTCGTGGTCGGCTCGCTCCCGATGCCCCGGCGCTACCTGACCTGGATGAACCTGATGTGGGGCGTCGGCTGCCTGCCCTTCCTGGCGATCGGCTTCGCGACGGCGGTCTGGCAGGTGGCGGCCGCCGCCTTCGTGATCGGCGTGCTCTTCTCGGCGCCGATGGTCATCTGTGGCACCCTGCTGCAGCGGCGGGTGCCGCCGGAGCTGCTCGGCCGGGTCGCCTCGCTCGACTTCTTCGTCTCGATCAGCCTGATGCCGGTCTCGATGGCGCTCGCCGGCCCGGTGGCCGACCTGATCGGGTTGCAGT